In Castor canadensis chromosome 11, mCasCan1.hap1v2, whole genome shotgun sequence, a single genomic region encodes these proteins:
- the Kif1c gene encoding kinesin-like protein KIF1C isoform X1, with amino-acid sequence MAGASVKVAVRVRPFNARETSQDAKCVVSMQGNTTSIINPKQNKDAPKSFTFDYSYWSHTSAEDPQFASQQQVYRDIGEEMLLHAFEGYNVCIFAYGQTGAGKSYTMMGRQEPGQQGIVPQLCEDLFSRISENQSSQLSYSVEVSYMEIYCERVRDLLNPKSRGSLRVREHPILGPYVQDLSKLAVTSYADIADLMDCGNKARTVAATNMNETSSRSHAVFTIVFTQRSHDQLTGLDSEKVSKISLVDLAGSERADSSGARGMRLKEGANINKSLTTLGKVISALADMQSKKRKSDFIPYRDSVLTWLLKENLGGNSRTAMIAALSPADINYEETLSTLRYADRTKQIRCNAIINEDPNARLIRELQEEVARLRELLMAQGLSASALGGLKVEEGNPGGALTAASSPPTPTSPSSPPAHNGELEPPFSPNAESQIGPEEAMERLQETEKIIAELNETWEEKLRKTEALRMEREALLAEMGVAVREDGGTVGVFSPKKTPHLVNLNEDPLMSECLLYHIKDGVTRVGQVDVDIKLTGQFIREQHCLFRSIPQLDGEVVVTLEPCEGAETYVNGKLVTEPLVLKSGNRIVMGKNHVFRFNHPEQARLERERGVPPPPGPPSEPVDWNFAQKELLEQQGIDIKLEMEKRLQDLENQYRKEKEEADLLLEQQRLYADSDSGDDSDKRSCEESWRLISSLREQLPPTTVQTIVKRCGLPSSGKRRAPRRVYQIPQRRRLQGKDPRWATMADLKMQAVKEICYEVALADFRHGRAEIEALAALKMRELCRTYGKPEGPGDAWRAVARDVWDTVGEEEGGGGGSGGGEEGARGAEVEDLRAHIDKLTGILQEVKLQNSSKDRELQALRDRMLRMERVIPLAQDHEDESEEAGEVTWVPPEGSEAVEEAVSSDRSSSARPPSPPLSSWERVSRLMEEDPAFRRGRLRWLKQEQLRLQGLQGSGGRGGGLRRPPARFVPPHDCKLRFPFKSNPQHRESWPGIGSGEAPALPQPTEEVTPPPATPARRPPSPRRSQRPRRNSLDGGGRSRGGGSTQPEPQHFQPKKHNYYPQQPQPYPAQRPPGPRYPPYTTPPRMRRQRSAPDLKESGATV; translated from the exons ATGGCTGGTGCCTCAGTGAAAGTGGCAGTGAGGGTTCGACCCTTCAATGCCCGTGAGACCAGCCAGGATGCCAAATGTGTTGTCAGCATGCAGGGCAACACCACCT CTATCATCAATCCCAAACAGAACAAGGATGCCCCAAAAAGCTTCACCTTCGACTATTCCTACTGGTCACACACTTCG GCCGAGGACCCGCAGTTTGCATCTCAGCAGCAGGTATATCGAGACATTGGGGAAGAGATGTTGCTCCATGCCTTTGAAGGCTACAATGTGTGCATCTTTGCCTATGGGCAAACAGGGGCTGGGAAGTCCTACACCATGATGGGGCGCCAGGAGCCAGGGCAGCAGGGCATTGTGCCTCAG CTCTGTGAGGATCTCTTCTCTCGTATTAGTGAGAACCAGAGTTCCCAACTCTCCTATTCTGTGGAG GTGAGCTACATGGAGATCTATTGTGAGCGGGTACGAGACCTCTTGAACCCCAAGAGTCGGGGGTCTCTGCGAGTCCGGGAGCACCCCATCCTGGGCCCCTATGTTCAGGACCTGTCTAAATTGGCTGTGACCTCCTATGCAGACATTGCCGACCTCATGGACTGTGGCAATAAGGCGAG GACTGTGGCTGCCACCAACATGAATGAGACTAGCAGCCGTTCCCATGCTGTCTTCACCATCGTCTTTACACAGCGCTCCCATGATCAGCTCACTGGCCTGGACTCGGAGAAG GTCAGTAAGATCAGTTTGGTGGACCTTGCTGGGAGTGAGCGGGCTGACTCCTCAGGAGCCCGGGGCATGCGTCTGAAG GAAGGTGCTAATATCAATAAGTCCCTAACTACTCTAGGGAAGGTGATCTCCGCCCTTGCAGACATG CAATCAAAGAAGCGGAAGTCGGATTTTATCCCTTATCGGGACTCTGTGCTCACCTGGCTGCTCAAGGAGAATTTGG GTGGGAACTCACGCACAGCGATGATTGCAGCCCTGAGTCCCGCTGACATCAATTACGAGGAGACTCTCAGCACCCTCAG GTATGCTGACCGCACCAAGCAAATTCGCTGCAATGCCATCATCAATGAGGACCCCAATGCCCGACTGATTCGAGAGCTGCAGGAGGAGGTGGCCCGACTGCGGGAGCTGCTGATGGCTCAGGGCCTCTCAGCCTCTGCTTTGGGAG GCCTGAAAGTGGAAGAGGGGAATCCTGGAGGTGCTCTCACAGCTGCATCGTCTCCCCCTACCCCAACTTCACCCTCATCTCCCCCTGCACATAATGGGGAGCTGGAGCCCCCATTCTCTCCCAATGCTGAGTCCCAGATTGGGCCTGAGGAGGCCATGGAGAGGCTACAG GAGACAGAGAAGATTATAGCTGAGCTGAATGAGACCTGGGAGGAGAAGCTGCGCAAGACTGAAGCCCTGAGGATGGAGAG AGAAGCATTGCTGGCTGAGATGGGGGTGGCCGTCCGGGAGGATGGGGGAACCGTGGGCGTTTTCTCACCAAAGAAG ACACCCCACCTGGTGAACCTGAATGAGGACCCACTGATGTCTGAATGTCTGCTTTACCACATCAAAGATGGTGTCACCAG GGTTGGCCAGGTAGATGTGGACATCAAGCTGACTGGACAGTTCATCCGGGAACAGCACTGTCTATTCCGCAGCATCCCTCAGCTGGACGGAGAAG TGGTAGTCACACTGGAGCCTTGTGAAGGAGCTGAGACTTATGTCAATGGGAAGCTTGTGACAGAGCCGTTGGTGCTGAAATCAG GGAATAGGATTGTGATGGGCAAGAACCACGTTTTCCGCTTCAATCACCCGGAGCAGGCGCGGCTTGAACGGGAACGAGGGGTCCCTCCACCCCCAGGACCACCCTCTGAGCCTGTTGACTGGAACTTTGCTCAGAAGGAACTGCTGGAACAGCAAGGCATCGACATCaagctggagatggagaagag GTTGCAGGATCTGGAGAATCAGTAccggaaagaaaaggaagaggccgACCTGCTGCTGGAGCAGCAGCGACTG TATGCGGACTCTGACAGCGGGGACGACTCTGACAAGCGTTCCTGTGAAGAGAGCTGGCGACTGATCTCCTCCTTGCGGGAGCAACTACCCCCCACCACAGTCCAGACCATTGTCAAGCGCTGTGGCCTGCCCAGCAGCGGCAAGCGCAGGGCTCCTCGCAGGGTTTACCAGATTCCGCAGCGGCGGAGGCTGCAGGGCAAAGACCCCCGCTGGGCCACCATGGCTGACCTGAAGATGCAGGCAGTCAAGGAGATATGCTATGAGGTGGCCTTAGCTGACTTCCGCCATGGGCGCGCTGAGATTGAGGCCCTGGCCGCCCTCAAGATGCGGGAGTTGTGTCGCACCTATGGCAAGCCCGAGGGCCCCGGAGATGCCTGGAGAGCCGTGGCCCGGGATGTCTGGGACAcagtgggagaggaggaaggaggtggaggtggcaGTGGAGGCGGGGAGGAAGGAGCCCGCGGCGCAGAGGTGGAGGACCTGCGGGCGCACATTGACAAGCTGACCGGGATTCTGCAGGAGGTGAAACTGCAGAACAGCAGCAAGGACCGCGAGCTGCAGGCCCTGCGTGACCGCATGCTGCGCATGGAGCGCGTCATCCCCTTGGCTCAG GATCATGAGGATGAGAGCGAAGAAGCTGGTGAGGTCACCTGGGTCCCACCTGAAGGGTCTGAGGCAGTAGAGGAGGCAGTGTCTAGTGACCGATCATCCTCTGCCCGGCCCCCCTCACCACCCCTGTCCAGCTGGGAGCGGGTGTCGCGGCTGATGGAGGAGGACCCTGCCTTCCGTCGTGGCCGCCTTCGCTGGCTCAAGCAGGAGCAGCTGCGGCTGCAGGGACTGCAGGGCTCTGGGGGCCGGGGTGGGGGGCTGCGTAGGCCCCCGGCCCGCTTTGTGCCCCCACATGACTGCAAGCTCCGCTTCCCATTCAAGAGCAATCCCCAGCACCGGGAATCCTGGCCAGGGATTGGGAGCGGGGAAGCCCCAGCTCTACCCCAGCCCACGGAGGAGGTGACTCCCCCTCCGGCCACCCCTGCCCGCAGACCTCCAAGTCCTCGCAGGTCCCAGCGTCCCCGCAGGAACTCCCTGGATGGAGGGGGCCGATCCCGGGGAGGGGGTTCTACACAGCCAGAACCCCAGCACTTCCAGCCCAAAAAGCACAACTATTATCCCCAGCAACCCCAACCCTACCCAGCCCAGCGGCCCCCAGGGCCCCGCTACCCCCCATACACTACTCCCCCACGAATGAGACGGCAGCGCTCAGCCCCTGACCTTAAGGAGAGTGGGGCAACTGTGTGA
- the Kif1c gene encoding kinesin-like protein KIF1C isoform X2, with protein sequence MPVRPARMPNVLSACRATPPVTIINPKQNKDAPKSFTFDYSYWSHTSAEDPQFASQQQVYRDIGEEMLLHAFEGYNVCIFAYGQTGAGKSYTMMGRQEPGQQGIVPQLCEDLFSRISENQSSQLSYSVEVSYMEIYCERVRDLLNPKSRGSLRVREHPILGPYVQDLSKLAVTSYADIADLMDCGNKARTVAATNMNETSSRSHAVFTIVFTQRSHDQLTGLDSEKVSKISLVDLAGSERADSSGARGMRLKEGANINKSLTTLGKVISALADMQSKKRKSDFIPYRDSVLTWLLKENLGGNSRTAMIAALSPADINYEETLSTLRYADRTKQIRCNAIINEDPNARLIRELQEEVARLRELLMAQGLSASALGGLKVEEGNPGGALTAASSPPTPTSPSSPPAHNGELEPPFSPNAESQIGPEEAMERLQETEKIIAELNETWEEKLRKTEALRMEREALLAEMGVAVREDGGTVGVFSPKKTPHLVNLNEDPLMSECLLYHIKDGVTRVGQVDVDIKLTGQFIREQHCLFRSIPQLDGEVVVTLEPCEGAETYVNGKLVTEPLVLKSGNRIVMGKNHVFRFNHPEQARLERERGVPPPPGPPSEPVDWNFAQKELLEQQGIDIKLEMEKRLQDLENQYRKEKEEADLLLEQQRLYADSDSGDDSDKRSCEESWRLISSLREQLPPTTVQTIVKRCGLPSSGKRRAPRRVYQIPQRRRLQGKDPRWATMADLKMQAVKEICYEVALADFRHGRAEIEALAALKMRELCRTYGKPEGPGDAWRAVARDVWDTVGEEEGGGGGSGGGEEGARGAEVEDLRAHIDKLTGILQEVKLQNSSKDRELQALRDRMLRMERVIPLAQDHEDESEEAGEVTWVPPEGSEAVEEAVSSDRSSSARPPSPPLSSWERVSRLMEEDPAFRRGRLRWLKQEQLRLQGLQGSGGRGGGLRRPPARFVPPHDCKLRFPFKSNPQHRESWPGIGSGEAPALPQPTEEVTPPPATPARRPPSPRRSQRPRRNSLDGGGRSRGGGSTQPEPQHFQPKKHNYYPQQPQPYPAQRPPGPRYPPYTTPPRMRRQRSAPDLKESGATV encoded by the exons ATGCCCGTGAGACCAGCCAGGATGCCAAATGTGTTGTCAGCATGCAGGGCAACACCACCTGTGA CTATCATCAATCCCAAACAGAACAAGGATGCCCCAAAAAGCTTCACCTTCGACTATTCCTACTGGTCACACACTTCG GCCGAGGACCCGCAGTTTGCATCTCAGCAGCAGGTATATCGAGACATTGGGGAAGAGATGTTGCTCCATGCCTTTGAAGGCTACAATGTGTGCATCTTTGCCTATGGGCAAACAGGGGCTGGGAAGTCCTACACCATGATGGGGCGCCAGGAGCCAGGGCAGCAGGGCATTGTGCCTCAG CTCTGTGAGGATCTCTTCTCTCGTATTAGTGAGAACCAGAGTTCCCAACTCTCCTATTCTGTGGAG GTGAGCTACATGGAGATCTATTGTGAGCGGGTACGAGACCTCTTGAACCCCAAGAGTCGGGGGTCTCTGCGAGTCCGGGAGCACCCCATCCTGGGCCCCTATGTTCAGGACCTGTCTAAATTGGCTGTGACCTCCTATGCAGACATTGCCGACCTCATGGACTGTGGCAATAAGGCGAG GACTGTGGCTGCCACCAACATGAATGAGACTAGCAGCCGTTCCCATGCTGTCTTCACCATCGTCTTTACACAGCGCTCCCATGATCAGCTCACTGGCCTGGACTCGGAGAAG GTCAGTAAGATCAGTTTGGTGGACCTTGCTGGGAGTGAGCGGGCTGACTCCTCAGGAGCCCGGGGCATGCGTCTGAAG GAAGGTGCTAATATCAATAAGTCCCTAACTACTCTAGGGAAGGTGATCTCCGCCCTTGCAGACATG CAATCAAAGAAGCGGAAGTCGGATTTTATCCCTTATCGGGACTCTGTGCTCACCTGGCTGCTCAAGGAGAATTTGG GTGGGAACTCACGCACAGCGATGATTGCAGCCCTGAGTCCCGCTGACATCAATTACGAGGAGACTCTCAGCACCCTCAG GTATGCTGACCGCACCAAGCAAATTCGCTGCAATGCCATCATCAATGAGGACCCCAATGCCCGACTGATTCGAGAGCTGCAGGAGGAGGTGGCCCGACTGCGGGAGCTGCTGATGGCTCAGGGCCTCTCAGCCTCTGCTTTGGGAG GCCTGAAAGTGGAAGAGGGGAATCCTGGAGGTGCTCTCACAGCTGCATCGTCTCCCCCTACCCCAACTTCACCCTCATCTCCCCCTGCACATAATGGGGAGCTGGAGCCCCCATTCTCTCCCAATGCTGAGTCCCAGATTGGGCCTGAGGAGGCCATGGAGAGGCTACAG GAGACAGAGAAGATTATAGCTGAGCTGAATGAGACCTGGGAGGAGAAGCTGCGCAAGACTGAAGCCCTGAGGATGGAGAG AGAAGCATTGCTGGCTGAGATGGGGGTGGCCGTCCGGGAGGATGGGGGAACCGTGGGCGTTTTCTCACCAAAGAAG ACACCCCACCTGGTGAACCTGAATGAGGACCCACTGATGTCTGAATGTCTGCTTTACCACATCAAAGATGGTGTCACCAG GGTTGGCCAGGTAGATGTGGACATCAAGCTGACTGGACAGTTCATCCGGGAACAGCACTGTCTATTCCGCAGCATCCCTCAGCTGGACGGAGAAG TGGTAGTCACACTGGAGCCTTGTGAAGGAGCTGAGACTTATGTCAATGGGAAGCTTGTGACAGAGCCGTTGGTGCTGAAATCAG GGAATAGGATTGTGATGGGCAAGAACCACGTTTTCCGCTTCAATCACCCGGAGCAGGCGCGGCTTGAACGGGAACGAGGGGTCCCTCCACCCCCAGGACCACCCTCTGAGCCTGTTGACTGGAACTTTGCTCAGAAGGAACTGCTGGAACAGCAAGGCATCGACATCaagctggagatggagaagag GTTGCAGGATCTGGAGAATCAGTAccggaaagaaaaggaagaggccgACCTGCTGCTGGAGCAGCAGCGACTG TATGCGGACTCTGACAGCGGGGACGACTCTGACAAGCGTTCCTGTGAAGAGAGCTGGCGACTGATCTCCTCCTTGCGGGAGCAACTACCCCCCACCACAGTCCAGACCATTGTCAAGCGCTGTGGCCTGCCCAGCAGCGGCAAGCGCAGGGCTCCTCGCAGGGTTTACCAGATTCCGCAGCGGCGGAGGCTGCAGGGCAAAGACCCCCGCTGGGCCACCATGGCTGACCTGAAGATGCAGGCAGTCAAGGAGATATGCTATGAGGTGGCCTTAGCTGACTTCCGCCATGGGCGCGCTGAGATTGAGGCCCTGGCCGCCCTCAAGATGCGGGAGTTGTGTCGCACCTATGGCAAGCCCGAGGGCCCCGGAGATGCCTGGAGAGCCGTGGCCCGGGATGTCTGGGACAcagtgggagaggaggaaggaggtggaggtggcaGTGGAGGCGGGGAGGAAGGAGCCCGCGGCGCAGAGGTGGAGGACCTGCGGGCGCACATTGACAAGCTGACCGGGATTCTGCAGGAGGTGAAACTGCAGAACAGCAGCAAGGACCGCGAGCTGCAGGCCCTGCGTGACCGCATGCTGCGCATGGAGCGCGTCATCCCCTTGGCTCAG GATCATGAGGATGAGAGCGAAGAAGCTGGTGAGGTCACCTGGGTCCCACCTGAAGGGTCTGAGGCAGTAGAGGAGGCAGTGTCTAGTGACCGATCATCCTCTGCCCGGCCCCCCTCACCACCCCTGTCCAGCTGGGAGCGGGTGTCGCGGCTGATGGAGGAGGACCCTGCCTTCCGTCGTGGCCGCCTTCGCTGGCTCAAGCAGGAGCAGCTGCGGCTGCAGGGACTGCAGGGCTCTGGGGGCCGGGGTGGGGGGCTGCGTAGGCCCCCGGCCCGCTTTGTGCCCCCACATGACTGCAAGCTCCGCTTCCCATTCAAGAGCAATCCCCAGCACCGGGAATCCTGGCCAGGGATTGGGAGCGGGGAAGCCCCAGCTCTACCCCAGCCCACGGAGGAGGTGACTCCCCCTCCGGCCACCCCTGCCCGCAGACCTCCAAGTCCTCGCAGGTCCCAGCGTCCCCGCAGGAACTCCCTGGATGGAGGGGGCCGATCCCGGGGAGGGGGTTCTACACAGCCAGAACCCCAGCACTTCCAGCCCAAAAAGCACAACTATTATCCCCAGCAACCCCAACCCTACCCAGCCCAGCGGCCCCCAGGGCCCCGCTACCCCCCATACACTACTCCCCCACGAATGAGACGGCAGCGCTCAGCCCCTGACCTTAAGGAGAGTGGGGCAACTGTGTGA